GTAGCGATTGCCCCTCAAATCGTTGTTGCGGAGATCTTGGATATTTCCCCAGAGGTAAACTCTTCCCAGAAATTGACAAAGTAGCCTTCCAACTAAAACTCCATGAAATAAGTATGCCCTTTAAAAGTCCTGAAGGATACCACATTCTATTGCTAACGGACCGCAAATGCAAAACACCTATACCATTTGAACGAATCAAATCCAGCCTCGCCACTAATATTAGACAAATGGAGCGGGAATACTTTTTGATGAAGCATTTGGGAGATCTTTACAACGAGTTCAAACACCAGATAGTCATCTTTGACGATGCCCTCAAATAAGCTTTCTCAAATTCTTGGTATTAGCACTTTTGGAGAATCGCACGGCCCTGCAATTGGAATTCTTTTCGATAGCCCCATTCCCAATCAAGAATTTCCCTTCGATAAAATCCGCAAAGCACTTACTCAAAGAGCTCCGCAAACCAAGTTTGCCACTTCTCGCATAGAACCCGATGAAATAGAAATTCTTAGCGGAGTATTCGAAGGAAAAACCACAGGCGCACCTCTTTGTATTGTCGTTTACAACAAAGATGCTCGCAGCTTCGAATACAATCCCTTTAAAGATCTAATCCGCCCCGGCTATGCAGATTATTCGTGGTTACAAAAATATCATATTTTCGATTATCGCGGAGGTGGTAGGGCATCCGGAAGAGAAACAGTTGCCCGAGTTATCGCTGCCGAGTTGTATCGAGATCTTTTAAAAGACATTAAGATCCAAATCACAGCCATTCAAATTGGAGAAAAAACCGCGAGCATAGCCACCCTATCTGAAGCGAATCCTTTCCATTGGCCAGATCAAGATAGCTATCCCTTGTTAATATCATATCTAAAACAAAAAAAACTCGAAGGTGATAGTGTTGGCGGAGTTTTGCGAGTAAGAGCAAAAAATATCCCTCCAGGACTTGGTGATCCCATCTACGAAAAACTTTCTGCAAATATAGCCAAAGCAATGTTTAGTATAGCAACCATTAGGGGTGTCCTCTTTGGTGACGGACTAGATCTTGCCCGTTTACCCGGTTCAAAAGTAAACGATCAATTTGCTCAGGGAAAAGCTCAAACTAACCATCATGGAGGCATACTAGGCGGTGTTAGCACTGGCAGCGATCTCCAGTTTGACCTTATTGTCCGTCCCGTTTCCTCCATAGCTCAAGAACAAGATACAATAAATTTGCAGGGTCAAGATTGTAAAATCAAAATCGATGGTCGCCACGATACATGCCATATACCTCGCATAATTCCCGTTATCGAAGCTATGCTAATGATTTGCCTGGCAGATGCAATTCAATACCAGAGACTTATTGAAAACAGGCAAGATCTTAGTGGATACCGTGAAGCGCTAGATAAGCTAGATGAAGATCTAATACTAATCCTAAAACGTCGTCAAGAGATTGTAAGGCAGGTTAAAGTTCTTAAGAAAAAACAACATCTGCCGCCAAAAGATACTGCCAGAGAACATGAGATAATAATGCGCCAACGCACTTTTGCTAAAGAGCTGAGCCTAAATGAAGACCTAGTGGAACAAATTGTTAATCTAAATCTCAGGTTGAGTTCTTTTGATAGTTGAGTGCTACAGGTTTCATCCCGATAATATACCCTCAAAGATCCCCAAAGGCTTTCTGGTTGAGCTAAGATTGGATTTTTATCCCAATATTGAAGCCACAGATTATAAACCTTTGAATAAGCGATTTATCCTAACTTGCAGAGGCAAAAGTCTTACCCGTGAAGTTTTAGATAAAATGTTGGCAAGCACTGCCTATATAGATCTCGATTTGAACCAAGCCCATGAATTTTTAGATCTAGTAGAACCGAAGCGTCTGATTCTATCCTTGCATCTAATTGATTATGATGAAGATCAAATCTGGCAGTTTTTACAAAATCCCATTCAGGCAGCGTATTATAAGTTTATCTTCAAGGCAAAAAGTCTAGAAGAAATACTATCTGCTTCCGAATTGATAAAAAAAAGTGGCAAGAGCAACGTCATCTTCAACGTAAGCGGTAAATGGGCATTATTTCAAAGATCTTTATATCATTTATTCAATTCCCAAGCTTGCTATTGTGCTTATGATGAACCTCTATACGATGGTCAACCGCAAACACACGAGCTAATGCCTATTCTTCATGCAGTTTTTAGTTTAGACCACAGTGTTTTACTAATAATCGGATCCGGTAAAGTAAACCAAAGCGGTAGCATAGTACATGGTAACCCTTTTTTGTCCTCAGCAGGTATACCCACTGCTTATATCCCAGTCCCCGCAAAAAATGTTGATGAAGCAGTTATGGCAGTAAAATTCGTCTTAAAAAACCTATCTTTGCTAGGCTTAGCAATCACCAATCCCTATAAAAGCTCTCTGGCAAAGTACTTTAATACTGGTAGGCAATGTATCAATACCATCCGGTTTTGCCATAGTAAAAAACCACAATCTTATTATCATGCAGAATTAGATAGATATATAAAGCCCCTGAACACAGATATCAAAGCATTGAGGGATGCACTACAAAAGCTTAATATTAACCTCCAAAGTTCTATTCTAATTTATGGTAGTGGCTCTTGTGCCAACATATTTATAAAATATCTGCAACTTTGGAAATATGAACGAATCCACCTGCTTAGCCGTAATCGTGAACAAGCAGATAAGCTACGTAGAGCTTATAACCTGGAAGATAAGCTTAAACAAGAATATGGTTTATTGATAAACGCCAGCCCTTTAGGACAAAACCCATCAGACGATCTTAGCGTATTGCCCAAATACAATGCCCTGATAAATTTGGCTCTGCCCCAACCTCTATCCTTGCTAGAAGATGACGCAAAAACAAAGGAAATACCTACCTTTACATCAACTCAGTTTTGGGTTAGTCAGTTTTCTACCCAACTATCATTTCTGATTAAACCAGAAACAAACTAGTTGACAGATTCCGCTTCAACTTATTCCATTTTGCTTGAAAAAATTCAAGAGACCGTTGCACATCCATATATTACAGATATATATGCACGATATATCGAATTTCTGGGCTTTTTCTGATCGTAGCTATGTCCACCCCAGCCTCCC
This region of Candidatus Cloacimonadota bacterium genomic DNA includes:
- the aroC gene encoding chorismate synthase → MPSNKLSQILGISTFGESHGPAIGILFDSPIPNQEFPFDKIRKALTQRAPQTKFATSRIEPDEIEILSGVFEGKTTGAPLCIVVYNKDARSFEYNPFKDLIRPGYADYSWLQKYHIFDYRGGGRASGRETVARVIAAELYRDLLKDIKIQITAIQIGEKTASIATLSEANPFHWPDQDSYPLLISYLKQKKLEGDSVGGVLRVRAKNIPPGLGDPIYEKLSANIAKAMFSIATIRGVLFGDGLDLARLPGSKVNDQFAQGKAQTNHHGGILGGVSTGSDLQFDLIVRPVSSIAQEQDTINLQGQDCKIKIDGRHDTCHIPRIIPVIEAMLMICLADAIQYQRLIENRQDLSGYREALDKLDEDLILILKRRQEIVRQVKVLKKKQHLPPKDTAREHEIIMRQRTFAKELSLNEDLVEQIVNLNLRLSSFDS